In Calditrichota bacterium, the genomic stretch ATTGGTTTGCTACAGATAAAGGTGTGTGTGAGTTAGACACGGAAGGTATCTGGCACACATTAGTCGATACAACGGTTTGGGATAGTACGATGATTTTTTGGAGAGAAATCGAGATTGATAAAAATAATAACAAATGGTTTGTGGGAGTAGCACTAAGCCATGCAACGAAAGAATATGTTGTCAAATATGATGATTCAACATTCACTTATTACAATCCATCAGGTAGAGAAAGAGATACCTGGATTTTTGCATTAGGGATTGATTCATCAAACAATATATGGGTTGGATCAGATGCAAATTATGCTTATTGGTTTGACGGGAAAGTTTGGCATCCATTTTTTGTACCCGGAACTTACATTTATGATGCAATCAGTGATATAAAAATAGATCGTCAAGGAAATCTTTATTTTGCACACGATAATGGAATATCTTCTCTGGAATATGGATATATGTGGGGAGATGGCATGAGAACAGTTATAGAGTTAGCTTTTAGCAAACAGAATCGCCTCTGGTTTGCTACTTTATTGGATGGACTGGGAATGTATGACGGGACAAATTGGAGCCTATATACTACAAAAGATGGTATAGAAACTAACCTTCTCAATAATGTCGCCATTGATTCTAATCAGCATGTATGGATCAGTTATGCAGGTTATTATGGTGTAAGTGAATTTAATGGTAACCATTGGCAACATTTTACACAAGATAGTGTTTTAGATGGGAAATTCATAAGTGATATTTTTGTGGATTCAAAGGGAGAAATTTGGTTTGCTGCTTTTGATGAAGGTGTTTTTGTATTCCAAGACACGGTAACAACTTTAATTAGGCAACAGGAAAAAAATGCTCTTCTTACAAAAACACATAATCTTTTTCAGAATTTCCCAAATCCATTTAATTCAGAAACTACAATTAGATATCACTTAGCTCAAAATGGTAAAGTTAAGCTATTAATCTATAACTTGGAAGGAAAGGAGGTGATAAAACTGTTCACAGGAAACCAACAGGTTGGTGAGCATCAGATTGTTTGGAACGGCAAGGATAAAAACGGAAAGGATGTGAGCAGTGGAATTTATTTCTATGTTTTAAAAATGGGTAGTTTCACACAAATTAAAAAGATGACATTAATTCGTTAGCTAAAACATGGAGGGCAAAATGGAATTAAAAAAGAAAACATTCCGTATATTGGCGGCCATTTTTTTATGTTTTGTTATTCTTTCAACGACCATGATTGCTTCTCCTTGTGCTCAGGAATACTTTAAA encodes the following:
- a CDS encoding T9SS type A sorting domain-containing protein; this encodes MKTYFFTFLICIINALFLKIPTCYSQGIWTHYPDELPGNVLDMTQDKYGNYWFATDKGVCELDTEGIWHTLVDTTVWDSTMIFWREIEIDKNNNKWFVGVALSHATKEYVVKYDDSTFTYYNPSGRERDTWIFALGIDSSNNIWVGSDANYAYWFDGKVWHPFFVPGTYIYDAISDIKIDRQGNLYFAHDNGISSLEYGYMWGDGMRTVIELAFSKQNRLWFATLLDGLGMYDGTNWSLYTTKDGIETNLLNNVAIDSNQHVWISYAGYYGVSEFNGNHWQHFTQDSVLDGKFISDIFVDSKGEIWFAAFDEGVFVFQDTVTTLIRQQEKNALLTKTHNLFQNFPNPFNSETTIRYHLAQNGKVKLLIYNLEGKEVIKLFTGNQQVGEHQIVWNGKDKNGKDVSSGIYFYVLKMGSFTQIKKMTLIR